The Sporomusa termitida genome has a window encoding:
- a CDS encoding NusG domain II-containing protein: MLTKGDKWLVMVLLSIALAGVGLHMYYIAANGQGQTVIITVNGQTVKTFPLRQGYVGEFRLGDDHGYNIIEYSGGRVRVREADCPDQICVNSGWISMSPQQIVCLPYRVVVKVVAGVPADVDDIAR, translated from the coding sequence ATGTTGACAAAAGGTGATAAATGGCTGGTTATGGTGTTATTGAGCATTGCACTTGCCGGCGTTGGCTTACACATGTATTACATAGCGGCAAATGGGCAGGGGCAAACGGTAATTATCACTGTCAACGGCCAGACTGTGAAGACATTTCCTTTGCGTCAAGGTTATGTCGGTGAATTTCGCCTTGGCGATGATCACGGCTATAATATTATTGAATATAGCGGCGGTCGCGTACGGGTCCGGGAAGCAGACTGCCCTGATCAGATATGTGTTAATTCAGGCTGGATAAGCATGTCGCCACAACAGATTGTCTGTCTGCCCTACCGGGTTGTCGTCAAAGTAGTAGCAGGCGTTCCTGCTGATGTTGATGATATTGCGAGGTAG
- a CDS encoding electron transport complex protein RnfA codes for MGDYFTLFIGAVLINNFVLTRFLGLCIFFGVSKSLDASLGMGVAVTAIMVVSSVMTWLVYTFALVPFGLKFLQTPVFVLLIACSVQLLEMIIKKHSPALYNMWGIYLMLIAANCIVFGLPVINAAEGYGFVMSVVNSFGSGAGFALAIVLMASLREKLQYANVPKTLDGLGISFILAGMLALAFLGFSGMIS; via the coding sequence ATGGGTGATTATTTCACTTTATTTATCGGAGCTGTTCTTATTAACAACTTCGTTCTAACTCGTTTCTTGGGCCTGTGCATATTTTTCGGTGTTTCCAAAAGCCTTGACGCCTCGCTTGGCATGGGGGTTGCGGTAACTGCGATTATGGTGGTAAGTTCGGTAATGACTTGGCTTGTATACACCTTTGCCCTTGTTCCATTTGGACTTAAGTTTTTGCAAACACCGGTTTTTGTCCTCCTTATCGCCTGTTCTGTGCAGCTCTTGGAGATGATTATCAAGAAACATTCGCCTGCTTTATATAATATGTGGGGTATTTACTTGATGCTGATTGCCGCAAACTGCATAGTATTCGGTTTGCCTGTAATCAATGCCGCAGAGGGTTATGGCTTTGTTATGAGTGTCGTAAACTCTTTTGGTTCCGGTGCGGGATTTGCCCTGGCTATCGTGCTTATGGCGAGCCTTAGGGAAAAATTACAGTATGCGAATGTGCCTAAGACGCTTGACGGCCTGGGGATTTCCTTTATTCTGGCTGGTATGCTGGCGTTGGCGTTTCTCGGCTTCTCCGGCATGATTTCGTAG
- the rsxE gene encoding electron transport complex subunit RsxE, whose amino-acid sequence MSNENMRLWPEFSKGLFEMNPIFRLALSLCPALAVTATVNNAFAMGIVVTFVITTNNIVISLLKNFINPKVRLPVFITSISTIVTVSGLVLQAVSPEIYEALGIYLPLVVVFAIIMARAEVFATKNRVIPSAVDGLGMGIGFLGAMVLISAIRELFGAGTLFKIPIFPEGFYNPALIMILPPGAFMLIGLLIGLFAIIGQYQEKAAAKKLQAARMQKMALQKGVSANG is encoded by the coding sequence ATGAGTAACGAAAATATGAGATTGTGGCCTGAATTTAGCAAAGGGCTTTTCGAAATGAATCCCATTTTCCGGCTGGCCTTGAGTTTGTGCCCGGCTTTGGCGGTAACTGCGACCGTGAATAACGCGTTTGCCATGGGCATTGTGGTAACTTTTGTTATTACCACGAATAATATTGTTATTTCTCTTTTGAAAAACTTTATCAATCCCAAAGTGCGCCTCCCTGTTTTTATCACTTCCATCTCCACAATTGTTACGGTAAGCGGGTTGGTACTGCAAGCTGTTTCTCCGGAGATTTATGAGGCGCTGGGCATTTATTTGCCGCTGGTGGTCGTTTTTGCTATTATTATGGCGCGTGCGGAAGTTTTTGCCACAAAAAACCGCGTTATCCCTTCGGCTGTGGACGGCTTAGGTATGGGCATCGGCTTTCTGGGTGCCATGGTTTTAATCAGTGCTATCCGTGAATTGTTTGGCGCCGGGACTTTGTTTAAGATTCCTATATTTCCCGAAGGCTTTTACAATCCGGCACTCATTATGATTTTGCCGCCTGGAGCTTTCATGCTTATTGGACTTTTGATCGGCCTTTTTGCCATCATTGGCCAATATCAAGAGAAAGCGGCGGCTAAAAAACTGCAAGCGGCAAGAATGCAAAAAATGGCGTTGCAAAAAGGAGTGAGTGCGAATGGGTGA
- a CDS encoding RnfABCDGE type electron transport complex subunit G has protein sequence MSHDSGKNDSLIKIALNLTTACLISSIILSGVYFITAPYAAANDTIRKEKAMQAVIEAVPNKEFALNLSPDAWGITPIEDKSGWYKAAMKADGKVIAYIVPAASKGYSGVVSMIIAVNPEGKLLNFKVVSQTETPGLGDKFYEQKFYQQFPGKKPEDLVVVKEPTDKNIQAMTGATITTRAIAKGIREAAEEVVVYMKETQNK, from the coding sequence ATGTCACATGATTCTGGTAAAAACGACAGTCTTATAAAAATTGCCCTTAACTTGACGACGGCCTGTCTGATCTCAAGTATAATTCTTTCCGGAGTGTATTTTATTACCGCGCCTTACGCGGCTGCAAATGATACGATTAGAAAAGAAAAAGCTATGCAGGCGGTAATTGAAGCTGTGCCGAATAAGGAGTTTGCTTTAAATTTAAGCCCGGATGCTTGGGGTATAACCCCGATTGAAGACAAGAGCGGATGGTATAAAGCCGCAATGAAGGCTGACGGCAAGGTGATAGCTTATATTGTCCCGGCTGCGAGCAAAGGTTATTCCGGGGTGGTTTCGATGATTATCGCCGTTAACCCGGAAGGGAAACTATTAAATTTCAAGGTTGTATCCCAAACGGAAACTCCCGGCCTTGGCGACAAATTCTATGAGCAGAAATTTTATCAACAGTTTCCGGGGAAAAAACCTGAAGATTTGGTAGTTGTAAAAGAACCAACCGATAAAAATATTCAGGCGATGACCGGCGCGACTATCACTACAAGGGCAATTGCCAAAGGTATTAGAGAAGCGGCTGAGGAAGTTGTAGTATATATGAAAGAAACCCAGAACAAGTGA
- a CDS encoding RnfABCDGE type electron transport complex subunit D has translation MSAEVKLDTGMFTVSASPHIRCDESISKIMWTVNTALAPAALFSIYQFGIGAFSTLALCIAVCVLTEYLIQKWQEKPITINDGSAFLTGLLLGMNIPPDVPWYMPIFGSVVAIGIAKHTMGGLGFNIFNPALIGRASLVASWPVLMTTWPKMDMPGKVDALTTATPLGILKMEGYAKLVEVFGDQATMYKAMFLGTHGGSMGETSAVLLILGGFYLIYRGYVNWQIPVVMISTVAVLTWIFGGLYNVSGSTGLLTGDPILSILSGGLILGAFFMATDMVTIPITVKGQIIFAAGAGALTVLIRLQGGYPEGVCYAILLMNSVTPLIDRAIKPVRFGKTV, from the coding sequence ATGAGCGCAGAAGTAAAACTTGACACCGGTATGTTTACGGTCTCGGCGTCGCCGCATATCAGATGCGACGAATCCATTTCCAAAATAATGTGGACCGTTAATACGGCTCTGGCGCCGGCGGCTTTATTCTCTATTTATCAGTTTGGAATCGGGGCTTTTAGTACTTTGGCCCTGTGTATAGCGGTATGTGTTTTGACCGAATATCTTATTCAAAAATGGCAGGAAAAACCTATTACCATAAATGACGGCAGCGCGTTTTTGACAGGCCTTTTGTTGGGCATGAACATACCGCCGGATGTGCCGTGGTATATGCCGATTTTTGGTTCTGTCGTTGCCATCGGCATTGCCAAACACACCATGGGCGGGCTTGGGTTTAATATTTTTAACCCCGCGCTAATCGGCAGAGCGTCGCTGGTTGCTTCCTGGCCGGTTTTGATGACAACCTGGCCGAAGATGGATATGCCCGGCAAGGTTGACGCGCTTACTACCGCCACTCCTTTGGGTATTTTAAAAATGGAAGGTTATGCCAAGCTGGTGGAGGTTTTCGGCGACCAAGCCACTATGTACAAGGCCATGTTTTTGGGCACACATGGCGGCAGTATGGGCGAAACTTCGGCGGTTCTCCTGATTTTGGGAGGATTTTACCTCATTTATCGGGGTTATGTAAATTGGCAAATTCCGGTTGTTATGATTTCTACCGTAGCGGTTTTGACTTGGATTTTTGGTGGCTTGTATAATGTTAGCGGCTCTACCGGCCTTCTCACAGGCGACCCGATTTTGAGCATACTTTCCGGCGGACTGATTTTGGGGGCGTTTTTCATGGCTACCGACATGGTTACTATCCCCATTACCGTCAAGGGGCAGATTATATTTGCCGCCGGAGCGGGAGCTCTTACTGTTTTGATTAGGCTTCAAGGCGGCTATCCTGAGGGTGTTTGTTACGCTATTTTGCTGATGAACTCGGTAACGCCGCTTATTGACCGCGCTATTAAACCCGTCAGGTTCGGAAAAACGGTGTAA
- a CDS encoding Gx transporter family protein, whose amino-acid sequence MSKTKRLVLLALLVAMAATLHVIEGWLPVPMPVPGAKLGLANTISLVALVIFGWQDAVYIAITRVLLGSLFGGGLFGPAFIMSMGGALISIIIMTHVHNKRAGIFSLVGVSVAGAVAHNLAQVTMAAVIVYSPGLLWYAPYLVLFAVPTGLFTGLAVNYLFAKAPASYWFNIKNKDLQNK is encoded by the coding sequence ATGAGTAAAACCAAACGGCTGGTACTGCTGGCGCTGTTAGTCGCTATGGCAGCAACTTTACATGTTATAGAAGGCTGGTTACCTGTACCCATGCCTGTACCTGGTGCTAAATTAGGCTTGGCAAATACAATCTCCCTGGTAGCACTTGTTATCTTTGGCTGGCAGGACGCTGTTTATATTGCCATAACCCGTGTTTTGCTTGGTTCCTTATTTGGCGGGGGGCTGTTTGGCCCGGCCTTTATCATGAGCATGGGCGGGGCGCTTATTAGTATTATCATAATGACTCATGTCCATAATAAGCGGGCCGGTATTTTTTCCCTGGTTGGTGTCAGTGTGGCCGGGGCAGTCGCTCATAATCTGGCTCAGGTGACGATGGCAGCGGTTATCGTGTATAGTCCCGGGCTTTTATGGTATGCCCCGTATTTAGTGCTGTTTGCTGTACCGACAGGTCTGTTTACCGGTCTGGCAGTCAATTATCTTTTCGCTAAAGCCCCGGCAAGCTATTGGTTTAACATTAAAAACAAGGATTTGCAAAATAAATAA
- the rnfB gene encoding RnfABCDGE type electron transport complex subunit B, translated as MKKITAGILLLMLAGFDQAVHAAVAVESSIDANVGADTVIAAIVLLVSMGLLFGIIMAYANKKFAVEVNPLIHIVEDILPKGQCGACGYPGCMGYAEAVVTNQDVPPNLCTPGKDVVAKLVGELTGKAAAPVDPRIAQVRCAGTHAKAGKANEYAGVKDCVAANLLFGGPKSCKYGCLGLGTCVRACPFGAMAMSPAGLPVIDPDKCTGCAKCETVCPKKVIGMMPIGAHVRVNCNSHDKGAVAKKACTAACIGCTLCLKECPHGAIKMDNNVAVVDAKVCMEKCDNPVCLAKCPTKAIKQAVLGVVPGSEESVA; from the coding sequence ATGAAAAAAATAACAGCCGGCATTCTGCTTCTTATGCTGGCCGGATTTGATCAAGCTGTACATGCTGCAGTGGCAGTCGAGTCGTCGATTGACGCGAATGTCGGGGCTGATACCGTAATTGCAGCTATAGTTTTACTAGTCTCCATGGGACTGTTGTTCGGTATTATTATGGCCTATGCCAACAAGAAGTTTGCCGTTGAGGTTAATCCGCTTATTCATATTGTTGAGGACATACTCCCCAAAGGACAGTGCGGCGCGTGCGGCTATCCCGGCTGCATGGGCTATGCCGAGGCCGTGGTGACCAATCAGGATGTCCCGCCCAATCTCTGTACCCCTGGCAAGGACGTTGTCGCCAAACTGGTCGGCGAGCTGACAGGCAAGGCGGCGGCGCCCGTTGACCCCCGGATTGCCCAGGTCAGGTGCGCCGGTACGCATGCCAAGGCCGGTAAGGCCAATGAATACGCCGGTGTGAAGGACTGTGTGGCAGCCAACCTATTATTTGGCGGTCCCAAGAGCTGTAAATATGGCTGCTTAGGCCTGGGGACCTGTGTCAGGGCTTGTCCCTTTGGTGCGATGGCAATGAGTCCGGCCGGGTTGCCGGTTATTGATCCTGATAAATGCACCGGCTGCGCCAAATGTGAAACTGTATGTCCGAAGAAAGTAATCGGCATGATGCCAATTGGTGCTCATGTGCGTGTTAACTGTAATTCCCATGACAAAGGGGCTGTGGCCAAGAAAGCTTGTACTGCCGCCTGTATTGGCTGCACCCTGTGTCTGAAAGAATGTCCCCACGGGGCGATTAAAATGGATAACAACGTTGCTGTTGTTGATGCTAAAGTGTGCATGGAAAAATGCGACAATCCGGTCTGTTTGGCAAAATGCCCGACAAAAGCGATCAAACAGGCTGTGCTGGGGGTAGTTCCAGGCAGTGAGGAAAGTGTCGCATAA
- a CDS encoding DUF4321 domain-containing protein, which translates to MKTGTKRSSSAGRGMGMMVLFLLTGAVVGGILGELAASITLFADVVPYLIKPFPVFDLPPVAINLYVIKVVIGFALYPNLMSILGIIAAIILFRRF; encoded by the coding sequence TTGAAGACCGGAACTAAGAGGAGCAGTTCTGCCGGCCGCGGTATGGGCATGATGGTATTATTTTTGCTTACGGGGGCAGTGGTTGGTGGTATTTTAGGCGAGCTTGCTGCCAGCATTACCTTGTTTGCTGATGTTGTTCCGTATCTTATAAAGCCATTTCCTGTGTTTGACCTACCGCCTGTGGCAATTAATCTGTACGTGATCAAAGTTGTTATCGGCTTTGCGTTATACCCGAATCTAATGAGTATATTAGGAATTATAGCGGCAATTATTCTATTCCGGCGTTTTTAG